In Salmo salar chromosome ssa24, Ssal_v3.1, whole genome shotgun sequence, the following proteins share a genomic window:
- the LOC106585729 gene encoding RNA exonuclease 1 homolog isoform X1 — translation MDRMTSATLNGGKHRDRRDHCKRPHCLYKHDKDERGMFDNTLYGSPVTAAGVWKTHSTSINGVPQVNEAKDPCLLELERINKEIETVKNEVEKEQRRLSRYQTVQVDSERTGSKKVLIAKSETPGKDLNGNSVKSSHRQSTTAYSPARRKYVVDNSKPRTDLEYDPLSNFSASLRSSGCSEYKPGNEQKVRSGQGVKRTRENVCKEDQTKPPSQEFTVSPASSNKLVDDSEEEEEGVLIIDIPPLESDRKKCRAQKPCKITTNQSQEIKEEVHPVFVPTVAHAPLSIPLPVSTPGPEVVEVLSPPAVSEIVKDDHLNTYGLSSVSASRENEGEPSAESIFDDLSKCLENLRSESERIVYYQEAESTAESNCGPEPVSLKMSLSSLQTRHHNEPVKTDVNLLMAKPGLLERELAYNSVENSNHLQPNEVSYGHISSLPHNVLVPPSVSSPHKLPIETQRSEQPVAQSSAQSYWSPVQSVSSVPCLQKIPGQTPGLDFALPNPVPVANFVEQAATTVGFPQCQLLYGPTTSGTNEVELQSAPFEQPTVEAVNEHIVIDSSSEELEYSELSDSDTMEECYRIFMEEANKGEEGSTDQACTPVGAVDVETPGLAVKPKPLPGPRKRVAHVSRYTEPPVGKSKAQVIVPFRGGAPQLSNPSKIQQLQQRASVLSAALKGGQAFISSNSQRKVVMLPSPAHQASHQATHHPVQYLIHQPTHQTTMQNSCVNVIPVGTAIQVGNNLHFILPEGSYTLPITSANSPVTPVHTPVHTPVTPVPVQPQPTAYIPAKPIPTKRKAKMRPEVSAKVPHDVRQRYVNLFVEEFLKTSVTVQDAFEKALAEEKTVYDRSINKLKYLSVAVNALKRLKNQSSVSVKAGNETNVQLSKGNIPLNEKALWANGDVALYDSLKEHILSEEILTENNYPLQHPEKSGSAILYREDYKKGITDPLKRICCRCGATYSVNQVGKHTRKEECNYHYGKGVEKKVPGGVETRYSCCEGVAGCPGCQVFKLHVHDAVSLDGFVSTLPRPASDKGCPGVFSVDCEMCYTTQGLELARVTVVNSSLQVIYDTFVKPDNDVIDYNTRFSGINEADVKGTSSSIRDVQETLLSFVSAETILIGYGLESDLCALKLLHGTVVDTSVSFPHRLGLPHKMTLHNLTADYLRRIIQESVGGHDSAEDAVACMELMLWKVKEDGKTKRW, via the exons ACGTGACCACTGTAAGCGGCCCCACTGTCTGTACAAGCATGACAAAGACGAGCGAGGAATGTTTGACAACACCCTGTATGGGTCACCGGTAACAGCAGCAG GTGTTTGGAAAACTCATTCCACTTCCATCAATGGAGTCCCACAGGTCAATGAAGCCAAAGACCCTTGCCTTTTGGAGTTGGAGAGGATCAACAAAGAAATTGAGACTGTGAAGAATGAGGTTGAGAAGGAGCAAAGGAGATTATCTCGTTACCAAACTGTGCAGGTGGACAGTGAAAGGACAGGGTCCAAGAAAGTCTTGATTGCCAAATCTGAAACACCAGGTAAAGATCTGAATGGAAATAGCGTAAAGTCTTCACACAGGCAGTCAACTACAGCCTATTCTCCCGCCCGGAGGAAGTATGTGGTTGACAACTCCAAACCCAGGACTGATTTGGAATACGACCCCTTGTCCAACTTCTCAGCTTCTTTGCGATCTAGTGGTTGTTCTGAGTACAAACCAGGTAATGAGCAGAAAGTGAGAAGTGGGCAAGGTGTGAAGAGGACTAGAGAGAATGTTTGTAAGGAGGACCAAACTAAGCCACCTTCTCAAGAGTTCACTGTCTCACCAGCTAGTAGTAACAAGCTAGTTGATGactctgaagaagaagaagaaggggtCCTCATCATTGATATTCCACCTCTGGAGAGCGATAGAAAGAAGTGTCGGGCTCAGAAGCCCTGTAAGATCACCACAAACCAATCACAGGAAATCAAAGAGGAAGTCCACCCTGTTTTTGTTCCTACTGTGGCTCATGCTCCACTTAGTATTCCACTTCCTGTGTCCACTCCTGGTCCTGAAGTAGTCGAAGTCCTATCCCCACCTGCAGTGTCTGAGATTGTGAAAGATGATCACCTCAACACTTATGGCCTATCTAGTGTTTCCGCTAGTCGGGAAAATGAAGGTGAACCCAGTGCTGAGAGTATATTCGATGACTTGTCCAAATGCTTGGAAAACCTGAGGAGTGAAAGCGAGAGAATAGTTTATTACCAAGAGGCTGAATCCACTGCGGAAAGCAACTGTGGCCCAGAACCTGTGTCTCTCAAAATGAGTCTTTCATCCTTACAGACACGTCACCATAATGAGCCAGTTAAGACTGATGTCAACTTACTGATGGCAAAGCCTGGATTGCTTGAACGTGAGCTTGCCTACAACTCTGTTGAGAACAGTAACCATCTTCAACCCAATGAAGTCTCATATGGACATATATCTTCACTACCTCATAATGTTTtagtccctccctctgtctcctccccccATAAACTCCCCATTGAGACCCAGAGAAGTGAGCAGCCAGTAGCACAGAGCTCTGCTCAGAGTTACTGGTCACCTGTACAAAGCGTATCATCAGTGCCATGTCTGCAGAAAATACCAGGCCAAACACCAGGGCTTGATTTTGCCCTGCCTAATCCAGTTCCGGTAGCAAACTTTGTAGAGCAAGCGGCCACTACTGTGGGTTTCCCCCAATGCCAGCTGTTATATGGGCCAACTACGTCAGGGACTAATGAAGTAGAATTACAATCTGCTCCTTTTGAGCAGCCTACTGTGGAAGCAGTGAATGAACACATTGTTATTGATTCAAGTTCTGAGGAGCTCGAGTATTCAGAGTTATCTGATAGTGACACAATGGAGGAATGCTATCGTATCTTCATGGAGGAAGCCAACAAGGGTGAAGAGGGATCGACAGACCAGGCTTGTACACCT GTAGGAGCTGTGGATGTGGAGACACCAGGGTTAGCAGTGAAACCCAAACCGTTGCCAGGACCCAGGAAGAGGGTGGCCCATGTGTCCAGATATACTGAG CCACCGGTGGGCAAAAGCAAAGCCCAGGTCATCGTTCCTTTCCGAGGAGGAGCCCCCCAGTTGTCCAACCCCTCTAAGATCCAGCAGCTGCAGCAGAGGGCCTCCGTTTTGTCCGCTGCTCTGAAAGGAGGCCAGGCATTCATCTCCTCCAACTCACAGAGAAAAGTGGTGATGCTGCCTTCTCCTGCTCATCAGGCCAGTCATCAGGCCACCCACCATCCAGTTCAATACCTCATTCACCAGCCAACTCACCAAACTACTATGCAAAACT CCTGTGTGAACGTCATACCTGTGGGAACAGCCATCCAGGTGGGCAACAACCTGCACTTCATCCTCCCAGAGGGAAGCTACACTCTGCCCATCACTTCAGCTAATTCTCCAGTCACTCCGGTCCATACCCCGGTCCATACTCCAGTTACCCCTGTTCCTGTACAACCTCAGCCTACTGCCTATATCCCTGCTAAG CCCATTCCTACCAAACGTAAAGCCAAGATGCGTCCTGAGGTCAGCGCCAAAGTCCCACATGACGTACGGCAGCGCTACGTAAACCTGTTTGTAGAGGAATTCCTCAAAACGTCTGTCACTGTACAAGATGCTTTTGAAAAG GCTCTTGCTGAGGAGAAGACTGTGTATGATCGCAGCATCAACAAACTCAAGTACCTGAGTGTTGCAGTGAATGCACTGAAGAGGCTGAAGAACCAGAGCTCCGTCTCTGTCAAAG CTGGAAATGAAACTAATGTCCAGCTATCCAAAGGAAATATTCCACTCAATGAAAAAGCACTTTGGGCAAATG GAGATGTTGCATTGTATGACAGTTTGAAGGAGCACATTCTGTCAGAGGAGATATTGACGGAGAATAACTATCCTCTTCAGCACCCAGAGAAATCTGGCAGTGCCATACTGTACCGTGAAGACTATAAAAAGGGAATCACTGATC CTTTGAAGAGGATTTGCTGTCGGTGTGGTGCCACTTACTCTGTGAACCAAGTGGGAAAGCACACTCGCAAGGAGGAGTGCAACTACCACTATGGGAAAGGAGTTGAGAAGAAGG TTCCAGGTGGAGTGGAAACACGCTACAGCTGCTGTGAAGGTGTGGCTGGGTGCCCTGGATGCCAAGTCTTCAAG CTGCATGTCCATGATGCAGTTAGCCTGGATGGCTTTGTCAGTACCCTTCCTAGGCCTGCCTCTGACAAGGGATGCCCGGGTGTGTTCTCAGTCGACTGTGAAATG TGCTATACCACTCAAGGTCTGGAGCTGGCCAGAGTGACTGTTGTCAACTCCAGTTTGCAGGTCATCTATGACACCTTTGTGAAACCTGATAATGATGTCATTGACTACAACACCAG GTTTTCAGGCATCAATGAAGCTGATGTGAAAGGAACAAGCTCGTCCATCCGAGACGTTCAGGAGACTCTACTGAGCTTTGTCAGTGCAGAGACTATACTGATCGGCTACGGCTTGGAATCTGACCTCTGTGCATTAAAG CTGCTCCATGGCACCGTGGTGGACACCTCTGTGTCGTTCCCCCACCGCCTGGGCCTGCCTCATAAGATGACCCTCCACAACCTGACAGCAGACTACCTCAGGAGGATCATCCAGGAGAGTG TGGGTGGCCATGACTCAGCAGAAGATGCTGTTGCCTGTATGGAGCTCATGCTGTGGAAAGTCAAAGAAGATGGCAAAACTAAACGATGGTGA
- the LOC106585729 gene encoding RNA exonuclease 1 homolog isoform X2, with product MTKEWYSNRKRRDHCKRPHCLYKHDKDERGMFDNTLYGSPVTAAGVWKTHSTSINGVPQVNEAKDPCLLELERINKEIETVKNEVEKEQRRLSRYQTVQVDSERTGSKKVLIAKSETPGKDLNGNSVKSSHRQSTTAYSPARRKYVVDNSKPRTDLEYDPLSNFSASLRSSGCSEYKPGNEQKVRSGQGVKRTRENVCKEDQTKPPSQEFTVSPASSNKLVDDSEEEEEGVLIIDIPPLESDRKKCRAQKPCKITTNQSQEIKEEVHPVFVPTVAHAPLSIPLPVSTPGPEVVEVLSPPAVSEIVKDDHLNTYGLSSVSASRENEGEPSAESIFDDLSKCLENLRSESERIVYYQEAESTAESNCGPEPVSLKMSLSSLQTRHHNEPVKTDVNLLMAKPGLLERELAYNSVENSNHLQPNEVSYGHISSLPHNVLVPPSVSSPHKLPIETQRSEQPVAQSSAQSYWSPVQSVSSVPCLQKIPGQTPGLDFALPNPVPVANFVEQAATTVGFPQCQLLYGPTTSGTNEVELQSAPFEQPTVEAVNEHIVIDSSSEELEYSELSDSDTMEECYRIFMEEANKGEEGSTDQACTPVGAVDVETPGLAVKPKPLPGPRKRVAHVSRYTEPPVGKSKAQVIVPFRGGAPQLSNPSKIQQLQQRASVLSAALKGGQAFISSNSQRKVVMLPSPAHQASHQATHHPVQYLIHQPTHQTTMQNSCVNVIPVGTAIQVGNNLHFILPEGSYTLPITSANSPVTPVHTPVHTPVTPVPVQPQPTAYIPAKPIPTKRKAKMRPEVSAKVPHDVRQRYVNLFVEEFLKTSVTVQDAFEKALAEEKTVYDRSINKLKYLSVAVNALKRLKNQSSVSVKAGNETNVQLSKGNIPLNEKALWANGDVALYDSLKEHILSEEILTENNYPLQHPEKSGSAILYREDYKKGITDPLKRICCRCGATYSVNQVGKHTRKEECNYHYGKGVEKKVPGGVETRYSCCEGVAGCPGCQVFKLHVHDAVSLDGFVSTLPRPASDKGCPGVFSVDCEMCYTTQGLELARVTVVNSSLQVIYDTFVKPDNDVIDYNTRFSGINEADVKGTSSSIRDVQETLLSFVSAETILIGYGLESDLCALKLLHGTVVDTSVSFPHRLGLPHKMTLHNLTADYLRRIIQESVGGHDSAEDAVACMELMLWKVKEDGKTKRW from the exons ATGACCAAGGAgtggtacagtaaccgaaaaag ACGTGACCACTGTAAGCGGCCCCACTGTCTGTACAAGCATGACAAAGACGAGCGAGGAATGTTTGACAACACCCTGTATGGGTCACCGGTAACAGCAGCAG GTGTTTGGAAAACTCATTCCACTTCCATCAATGGAGTCCCACAGGTCAATGAAGCCAAAGACCCTTGCCTTTTGGAGTTGGAGAGGATCAACAAAGAAATTGAGACTGTGAAGAATGAGGTTGAGAAGGAGCAAAGGAGATTATCTCGTTACCAAACTGTGCAGGTGGACAGTGAAAGGACAGGGTCCAAGAAAGTCTTGATTGCCAAATCTGAAACACCAGGTAAAGATCTGAATGGAAATAGCGTAAAGTCTTCACACAGGCAGTCAACTACAGCCTATTCTCCCGCCCGGAGGAAGTATGTGGTTGACAACTCCAAACCCAGGACTGATTTGGAATACGACCCCTTGTCCAACTTCTCAGCTTCTTTGCGATCTAGTGGTTGTTCTGAGTACAAACCAGGTAATGAGCAGAAAGTGAGAAGTGGGCAAGGTGTGAAGAGGACTAGAGAGAATGTTTGTAAGGAGGACCAAACTAAGCCACCTTCTCAAGAGTTCACTGTCTCACCAGCTAGTAGTAACAAGCTAGTTGATGactctgaagaagaagaagaaggggtCCTCATCATTGATATTCCACCTCTGGAGAGCGATAGAAAGAAGTGTCGGGCTCAGAAGCCCTGTAAGATCACCACAAACCAATCACAGGAAATCAAAGAGGAAGTCCACCCTGTTTTTGTTCCTACTGTGGCTCATGCTCCACTTAGTATTCCACTTCCTGTGTCCACTCCTGGTCCTGAAGTAGTCGAAGTCCTATCCCCACCTGCAGTGTCTGAGATTGTGAAAGATGATCACCTCAACACTTATGGCCTATCTAGTGTTTCCGCTAGTCGGGAAAATGAAGGTGAACCCAGTGCTGAGAGTATATTCGATGACTTGTCCAAATGCTTGGAAAACCTGAGGAGTGAAAGCGAGAGAATAGTTTATTACCAAGAGGCTGAATCCACTGCGGAAAGCAACTGTGGCCCAGAACCTGTGTCTCTCAAAATGAGTCTTTCATCCTTACAGACACGTCACCATAATGAGCCAGTTAAGACTGATGTCAACTTACTGATGGCAAAGCCTGGATTGCTTGAACGTGAGCTTGCCTACAACTCTGTTGAGAACAGTAACCATCTTCAACCCAATGAAGTCTCATATGGACATATATCTTCACTACCTCATAATGTTTtagtccctccctctgtctcctccccccATAAACTCCCCATTGAGACCCAGAGAAGTGAGCAGCCAGTAGCACAGAGCTCTGCTCAGAGTTACTGGTCACCTGTACAAAGCGTATCATCAGTGCCATGTCTGCAGAAAATACCAGGCCAAACACCAGGGCTTGATTTTGCCCTGCCTAATCCAGTTCCGGTAGCAAACTTTGTAGAGCAAGCGGCCACTACTGTGGGTTTCCCCCAATGCCAGCTGTTATATGGGCCAACTACGTCAGGGACTAATGAAGTAGAATTACAATCTGCTCCTTTTGAGCAGCCTACTGTGGAAGCAGTGAATGAACACATTGTTATTGATTCAAGTTCTGAGGAGCTCGAGTATTCAGAGTTATCTGATAGTGACACAATGGAGGAATGCTATCGTATCTTCATGGAGGAAGCCAACAAGGGTGAAGAGGGATCGACAGACCAGGCTTGTACACCT GTAGGAGCTGTGGATGTGGAGACACCAGGGTTAGCAGTGAAACCCAAACCGTTGCCAGGACCCAGGAAGAGGGTGGCCCATGTGTCCAGATATACTGAG CCACCGGTGGGCAAAAGCAAAGCCCAGGTCATCGTTCCTTTCCGAGGAGGAGCCCCCCAGTTGTCCAACCCCTCTAAGATCCAGCAGCTGCAGCAGAGGGCCTCCGTTTTGTCCGCTGCTCTGAAAGGAGGCCAGGCATTCATCTCCTCCAACTCACAGAGAAAAGTGGTGATGCTGCCTTCTCCTGCTCATCAGGCCAGTCATCAGGCCACCCACCATCCAGTTCAATACCTCATTCACCAGCCAACTCACCAAACTACTATGCAAAACT CCTGTGTGAACGTCATACCTGTGGGAACAGCCATCCAGGTGGGCAACAACCTGCACTTCATCCTCCCAGAGGGAAGCTACACTCTGCCCATCACTTCAGCTAATTCTCCAGTCACTCCGGTCCATACCCCGGTCCATACTCCAGTTACCCCTGTTCCTGTACAACCTCAGCCTACTGCCTATATCCCTGCTAAG CCCATTCCTACCAAACGTAAAGCCAAGATGCGTCCTGAGGTCAGCGCCAAAGTCCCACATGACGTACGGCAGCGCTACGTAAACCTGTTTGTAGAGGAATTCCTCAAAACGTCTGTCACTGTACAAGATGCTTTTGAAAAG GCTCTTGCTGAGGAGAAGACTGTGTATGATCGCAGCATCAACAAACTCAAGTACCTGAGTGTTGCAGTGAATGCACTGAAGAGGCTGAAGAACCAGAGCTCCGTCTCTGTCAAAG CTGGAAATGAAACTAATGTCCAGCTATCCAAAGGAAATATTCCACTCAATGAAAAAGCACTTTGGGCAAATG GAGATGTTGCATTGTATGACAGTTTGAAGGAGCACATTCTGTCAGAGGAGATATTGACGGAGAATAACTATCCTCTTCAGCACCCAGAGAAATCTGGCAGTGCCATACTGTACCGTGAAGACTATAAAAAGGGAATCACTGATC CTTTGAAGAGGATTTGCTGTCGGTGTGGTGCCACTTACTCTGTGAACCAAGTGGGAAAGCACACTCGCAAGGAGGAGTGCAACTACCACTATGGGAAAGGAGTTGAGAAGAAGG TTCCAGGTGGAGTGGAAACACGCTACAGCTGCTGTGAAGGTGTGGCTGGGTGCCCTGGATGCCAAGTCTTCAAG CTGCATGTCCATGATGCAGTTAGCCTGGATGGCTTTGTCAGTACCCTTCCTAGGCCTGCCTCTGACAAGGGATGCCCGGGTGTGTTCTCAGTCGACTGTGAAATG TGCTATACCACTCAAGGTCTGGAGCTGGCCAGAGTGACTGTTGTCAACTCCAGTTTGCAGGTCATCTATGACACCTTTGTGAAACCTGATAATGATGTCATTGACTACAACACCAG GTTTTCAGGCATCAATGAAGCTGATGTGAAAGGAACAAGCTCGTCCATCCGAGACGTTCAGGAGACTCTACTGAGCTTTGTCAGTGCAGAGACTATACTGATCGGCTACGGCTTGGAATCTGACCTCTGTGCATTAAAG CTGCTCCATGGCACCGTGGTGGACACCTCTGTGTCGTTCCCCCACCGCCTGGGCCTGCCTCATAAGATGACCCTCCACAACCTGACAGCAGACTACCTCAGGAGGATCATCCAGGAGAGTG TGGGTGGCCATGACTCAGCAGAAGATGCTGTTGCCTGTATGGAGCTCATGCTGTGGAAAGTCAAAGAAGATGGCAAAACTAAACGATGGTGA
- the LOC106585373 gene encoding T-cell acute lymphocytic leukemia protein 2: protein MTRKVFTNTRERWRQHNVNTAFAELRKLIPTHPPEKKLSKNEILRLAMRYINFLVQLLESQSGQPASHSPTALLTFLRGNVERLHSSSQTWGLASDTDALSPGSSCDSTEAW from the coding sequence ATGACCAGAAAGGTGTTCACCAACACACGGGAGCGCTGGCGGCAGCACAACGTCAACACTGCCTTCGCTGAGCTCCGCAAGCTcatccccacccacccaccagagAAGAAGCTGAGCAAGAACGAGATCCTGCGGCTGGCCATGCGCTACATCAACTTCCTGGTGCAGCTGCTGGAGAGCCAGAGTGGCCAGCCTGCCTCGCACTCCCCCACAGCCCTGCTCACCTTCCTCAGGGGCAACGTGGAgcgtctccactcctcctcccagacctggggcCTGGCCAGCGACACTGACGCCCTCTCCCCTGGATCAAGCTGTGACAGCACCGAGGCCTGGTAG